In Brachypodium distachyon strain Bd21 chromosome 5, Brachypodium_distachyon_v3.0, whole genome shotgun sequence, the genomic window CAACCAGGAATATTTAAATACAATGATTGAATGGAAGGAACCGCCAGAGTAGATGATTACCAAGCGCTTGTCTTGTATGGCGATGGAAGGTTGTGCCAAGCTGACTATGCCTGCAGCCGGCGTCCGCGTGGTCTCCCGCCGCATGGTCCGGCCGTCGTCGGTGCCTGACGCAGAGACCGTGCACCTGACGCCGTGGGACCTTCAGATGCTCACCATAGATTACATCCAGAAGGGCGTCCTCCTGCCCCAgcctcccgccggcgccggagaagacgaccTCGTCGCGCGCCTAGCGTCGTCCCTGGCACGCGCTCTGGGACGCTTCTACCCCTtcgccggccgcctcgccgtggaggagaaggaaggtGGCAGGGTCTCCGTCTCGTTGCACTGCACTGGCGAGGGCGCCGAGTTCGTGCACGCGGTGGCACCCGGCGTCGCCGCGGCCGACGTCGCCACGTCGCTGTACGTCCCTCGCCTGGTCTGGTCCTTCTTCCCGCTCGGCGGGCTGGTCGGCGCAGacgcggcggcagccggctcCCGACGACCCGTCCTTGCCGCGCAGGTCACCGAGCTTGCCGATGGCGGCGTGTTCGTCGCCATGTCGCTCAACCACTGCGTCGCCGACGGGACCGCGTTCTGGCACCTCTTCAATACCTGGTCCGAGATGAGCCGTGTCGGCGCCGGAGTCGAGATCtccaagccgccgccggcgctcgaGCGGTGGTTCCTCCCGGGCACTCGCCCCGTGCCGATCCCTCTCCCCTTCGCCAAGCTGGAGCACATCATCCGGCGCTTCGAGCGCCCTTTGCCCGTGGAGGAGTGCTTCTTCCACTTCTCCGCGGAGCGCGTGCAAAGCCTCAAGGCGAGAGCGAACAccgaggccgccggcgccggctcggAGTCGGAGGCGACCCTCTCGTCCCTCCAGTCCCTGCTCGCTCACACGTGGCGCGCGGTGTCCCGCGCCCGGCGCCTCCCGCCGACGGAGGAAACGACGTACACGGTGCTCGTCGGGTGCCGAGACCGGGTCAAGGGCGTGCCGCGGGACTACGCGGGGAACGCCGTGGTGCGCGCGACGGCGAGGTCCACGGCAGGGGAGATCCTGGGCCACGGGCTGGGGTGGACGGCGCGGCTGCTGAACCGGGCCGTGGCGTCGTCGGGAGACGAGGCTGCCGTGAGGGGGTTCCTCGGCCGCTGGGCCCGGGAGCCGCGGTTCGCGTACCTGGCGGGGTTCTGGAACCCGGCCATGGTGGTCACCGGGAACTCGCCGCGGTTCGACGCGTTCGGGAACGACTTCGGCTGGGGCGCGCCCGTTGCCGTgcggagcggcggagccaacAAGGTGGACGGCAGGGTGACGGTGTacgagggccgcggcggccgcgggagCATGGCGCTCGAGGTGTGCCTCGCGCCCGAGGCGCTCGCGCGGCTCGTAGCCGACGACGAGTTCGTATAGAAGACTCTGTTCCTATACAGCGGGCCCCTGATCCAGCCGCCGCTATTTTGAGGGATTGCGTTTGGTTAATGTACTGTGAGATATTTCGTGAAATTTGAATGATTTAAACTGCCTAAAACTAATTTGTGTTTAAAAGGCAGAACTGGGATCTACTCCTATTGTTGGGTCTGTCTATTGGGTAGACGCCTGATTTTGGATCTAAAATCAGTCACCTGATTTTGTGTTTAGAAGCAGgcgcctgtttttttttatcagtcGCCTGATTTTTTCTCCAAAACCAGTCAAATCTCCTAGTTgggcaaacaaacaaagaactGCTAGTTTTGTCGCCTGCTTTTGAAACTAAAATAAGTCGCCTGGTTTTTTTTGTCCAAACCAGTCAAATCTGCTATCAGACAGCTGGCTGGGGAAACAATCAAAACCTTGTTAGTTTTGGCGCCAAAAGAACACATAAATGCAAACTGATAGATTTGggaacaaaaaaatcatttatgcAAGCTACAGCTTAGCAGCATATAGTTTTTGCTGTGCAAACCTGTTCCTTCTGTGCATAGACATTCAGCCACCAATCCGCAAATCATTCTAGGACCCAAAAATAAACCCAGGCAAGCAAAAAACAGCATTTGTACACATAGGAAAAGCTTAGATGCATGCTAAGTGCATCTGCAGTAGTAAGTTTCAAAAGAGATAAGAGAGCAGCATAGGAAATGCTACAGGACAGAACCAAAAGCTATACTGAGTAGTATATACACACAAGACAGAACAAAACACACCATTTGGGGTTAGGTTACATGACCAAAAGTTTGCATTCTCGGTGCTTATAGGCTAcaggaacaaaaaaattgcattcTTGGTGCTTATAGGCTACAGGACCAAAAGCTTGCATTCTTAGTGCTTTTAGACTACTAAGATCATTCAAATTCCCTTGACACAGACTACTAAACGACCTATTTCCTTGAAGGTTAGCACAAATAACCACACTGCTAAAAATGGTAGCTCCAAAATGATCCTAAGAAAAAGACATATTACAAGATATGAATAATGGACAGAGGAGGAAGCCCCAATTAATATGAATTCGATGAATAAAAAGGACATGCTAGATAAAAGATGGACATTTGCAATTATAAGCATAAGTTGATGCAAATTAATACAAATTGCATTACAAAATTATATCAATTGCATTGGATGGTACCACTGATTGTAGGGTGATGTTCAACAaaatcaaatttaaaaaaatcatgcttAGTTGTCCCCCTGCTAACTAATTATTGCAAATGTAGCTGCAATAACATAGAAAGAAAATGCACTAGGTTTTTGAAGGTTGTGATTGCAACAGCTCAGATCGTGCAAAATTAATGCAAAGAACAAATGCAAAAATCTTAATGTGGACTGTAATTGCATTTGTATAGAACTACGATTGCAATACTAATCTTTATGCAAAAATGATTAAAAGGTAGTGCAATTTGAATGAAATTTATACCTTCTCCTTTGTTAACAACATCTCGTCCCATTTGTTTCACTTCCTAGAAATATACAGCCACTGCAAAAGTAGTTTGGACACAATTTAACAAcgataaaacaaaataaactacTAAATTGTAAGGCACATCAGGAATCCAGCAAATGAAAAAATATTCTATATGTGTGCTATTCAATCTGGCACTACTGCtcagaagaaacaaaacaaagaacatAGTAGctgcaagaaaaggaaacatgGAGCTAAAATGGAGATGTTCCAGAAAATCGATGCAGAAATCATAAGGGAGAAGATGGAAACTCACCAAGATCTCCAGGCATGGAAGGTACTACTTGCTTGTGCCTCGCCACCCGCCGCCCCACTCCCTAGCTTGTTCTTGCTTCCTAGTTCTTGCTATCTGGATGAACAAGAGAAGCATGCACTAAATGAAAGCACCACAGGAGCATGAGTCTGAATCACTACTATAGCCTACAGGCTACTGCTAGCCAGTAGAtcaaaaacaaaggaaaagtCAAGAAGCCTACAAATTTGTGACAACTGCAGTGCATAATTACTGGGATTACACGATGCGAATTAGAAGTGCAATCAAATGAGTGTGCGTAAGCAATTGCAACAGACTCGTGTAGTGATTGCGATGTTTACAAAAATGCAAAGTAAATGCAAATTCGCATTGCACATTCACATAACAGAAATTCATAATTCATAATTGTGCTATGTAACAAATTGACAACAGATAATGCATGTATCGGATCATGTATATAACAAATTGTAAAACCTAAAGAATAGACATCATCATGCAACTATTTTCAAAATCAGTCTGGCAGCAGGGATGTTGAACACAACAAGGAACATAAAAGTGGACACATCATTTGGAGCAGAACGCATACATAACCAAATCCACTGAACTATAAGTGCTCTTTTGTGGCAACATTAAAAAAGGGAACAGTGCATAAAACAATATTCCCCTACTGTTGGTTAATCTTGGGATTCATGTTCAGAATGAACAGAGCTCTAGGTTTGTTCTTAAGATGTAACAAAAACCCTAAGTAAAGAAGACAGTGTAAATGGAGTAAAAAAACGAGAGGGCCAAAAACCTAGATTAATGGAAGGGGTGCATGAAAGGAAAAGAACCCAAAGCCAACAACAAACTAACATGAGCCATTCAGAGTGGGTGGAAAAAACTTTAAAAAGGGATAGAACAAGGAGGTGGAACGAACACACAGGTGCCTCAGGGCATGGAACAGCATAGGAAGCAAATCATGAAAGTAAAAAGTTTGTGAATGGAGGGTGAGATGAACAACTTCATACCTCGAGAGAAGGCTGCAGATTTGTGGGAGGGAAGATGAATCAGAAGCAAATAAGGGGCACTAACTTGCTCTTTTAATAGCGCACCCACCACACCAAGGAACAGGAAGGAGTAACTCGGACCTGACACAAGGGTTAACGAGACAAGACGTGAAGAAACACAAACAGAATTGGAAGCAGTGATCCAAAGCCTAGCCAAAACAAAAAGCCCAAGTTGTCAATGACAGGCCGAAAGGGTTACAGGGCCCATATAAGTAGCCGATCATACCCACACACAAAACACACCCGCTGGCAAAGACACAGGACACAGCGGTGGCGCACGCGTCCCCAAAAAAgcacctggcggcggcgctgacAGCAAAAGGCAACACGGCGATCGGGGGACAAAAAAACCGCACAGCCATGGAAACTAACCTTGGATCATCAAGGTATGTTCTGCCCCTGTTCTTCTCCCCTTCAAAAGTATAGATGCAGCTTCGGTGTCTCTTCTCTACAAACTGGCTGCATCCAAAAAATTAGGTTAATCATGACTTAGTGGGCTAAATTAACACTGATATTGCAAATTTTGGATCAGCCGAAACCTGCATATTGCAACTGGATGATGTTGAACACACAATTGAGCTGACTGTGCATGTAGAAGGGCAAATTCTGTACCCCCACCTTCATtacacaaaaaacaaatcttaGTTACCTGcatccaaaacaaaacatgttgaACAAGTCTTGGTTAGCTAAAATCCTACAATTGCACTGGGGGCGAGCATAAATTGCATAGTGCAACTCGGTTGTATTTGAAACAAAATGGCATTTACTGTATAATGCAAATGCACAATAATGTAGCACACCTTCACTTCAATGTACAAGCAGCTGCACAGCTACACGAAGAAACTCAAAGTTACCTCCATCCAGAAGAAAATCGGGTACTATAATGTCTTAGTGAGCTAAATTCATAGAATTGCGCCGAGATAAACAGAATTTGCATGATGCAACTATGCAATGATAGGAACTCAATTGCACTTGCTGTAAATTACAAATGTAGTTAGTTGGCCTTATTGAGCTCTTAGTCAGTTCAAGAAATATACTAAAAAATCAGAATTGCGCAGGGATAAACAGAAAATGCATATTGCAACTAGTAGACAATGGAAACTCAATTGCGCTTGATGTATATTGTAATTGCAAATCCTGTAGCCTGCCTTCACTTCAAAAATATACTAATAAATTCATAATTGCGCGTGTATAATACAGACATTGCATTAGAGCAACTAGTGGACGCTAGAAACTCAATTCCGCCTTCTGTTTATTGTATTCGCATAATCCTGGAGCCAGCTtacatttcaaaaaaatatactaatattTCAGAATTGCAGACGAATAATACAGAAATAACACAGAGTAACTAGTAGGCACTATAAGCTCAATTGCACTTGCTGTGTATTGTAATTGCAAATACTGTGGCCTGTCTTAAATTCAAAATATACTAAAGTGGAAGAATTGCGCTAGTGTAACCAGAAATTGCACAAAGCAAGTAGTAGGGGCTGTTTATTGTAGGGTCTGGAAGAATTGCGCTAGCGTAACCCGAGAATCGCCGGAGAGGAACAAGGGCGAGAAGCTCGCAGCAAAATGCTCCTTTCCCCTTCCGAGCAGACAAGAACAGCGGTGGGTTGGATTTTGAGAAGAGACAGTGGAAGGCCCGCAAGCAGAGACTAAACACCTCAGCACAAAATCCCACCTCAGCGCGCCCAGAGAACAAATCGCAAAGACACATCGACAGCCTCCGCATCGACTGGTTTGGAGAAAAGAAACAGGCGCCTGTGCGCTAGCAAAATCGTTTTCTAAAAAGATGAATGATCCAATTGGGTTGTCTTTTGCCTCTATATTAGCAGCATAAGATAAAAGAATCTATTAGAATCCAAATTTGCAAGTGTGTAGAAAGATATTGCCAATATTTATATTCTTCAGAACACTGATTATTCACAATATGATCAGCTAAGAAATTCCAGAACTACATGTATGCTATGCAAAGTGGTTATAATTGAGCAAAATTAAAAGTTACGAATAGCACAAGCTTGTAGAGAAGGAAGTGCAATTGTATCTTGACAATATTGTGATTGCATTTAAAAGAACAGTGCAAAAACATGGACGGGGGAGTGCAATCTGTTGAAACATATATTTCTAGTCCCCAATCAGAAGAGATTGAAAACGCCTCGCCTCTGTTGTCTTAGCCTTGCCACATCCGCCACAAAGAATAATGAGGAAAAATCAACCACAAAATAAGCACGAGTAAGCAACCTAGCACAACCAATTGTTGGGGATCAGAAATAAATGACCAACTCACAGGCACCGAGGAGACCTCACCGTCAATGAGCACAAAATCGGAATTTCCTTGCCTCTGTTGACTTCGCCTGGCCACATTTGAGCCAACAAAAAAGGCAAGGAAAATGTGAGCACAACAAACTGCAAATCACCATTCATcggcaacaaaaaaaagttggggATTCACAGGACAAGGATTAGCAGACTTTGTCTCCAATGGCAGAGCGAGTACAAACAATTGATGCAACATGTCTAGAAGAGTAGAAATACATATAAATGCGCTGCATATTTAGCATGTAAGTAATTCAAAAGTAGCAAATCATGACACATATATCAATACTTTTGACAACCACAAGCTGCTCCTGCCATTGAATCAAAACTGAAGAAATGACAGTCTAATTTCAACACACATCAACCATATATTTCACCACAATTACTTCTAATGGAGAGGGAGCACGACCCAACTGACATAAATAGATTAAGGACCAACCCCCATGATCTCTTTAAGCATAAGCATTGAGCAAACAAGCGACCTGATGACAATCACATCCACCGAACAAAAGAATTTAAACCTACAACAACCACTAACAAACAATTTACTATGTAGAGGAGAGATTCAGAAATTGGGAGATTAAGAGATAGAGGAGACAGAGAAGAGAGACGAGAGagcagagaagagagaagtgGAGAACAGGTAGGGGATGGATAAAGCTGACCTGATCCGCTCGAGTACTTGGCGGCGACGGAGCAGCAggggcggcgacgacggaggCTGGAGAGTTGGAAGGGAGGAGCAGCAGGGGTAGGCGGGCCGACTGGGTGGCGACGGCGCAACAGCAGGGGCATCGGCGGGTCGAGCGCGCGGTGGCGCAGCACAATAGCAGGGTAGGGGGATGGCGCACAGGTGTAGCAGGGCCGACGAGCCCGCAGTGGCATCGCAGCAGAGCAGCACAGACGACACAACAGCAGGGAGGGAGGATGGGGGCTGCACACCGGCGTagcccccggcggcggcacccAGGCGGAGGGGTCGGAACTGGCCAGAATGGGATTAGGGAACGCGAGCTGCGAGCAGACCGACGAGAAGATGTCTTGTTCGAgtcaaaagaacaaaaagaaaagcccGACCAAATTCACGGATCTTGATGGATCGCAAGAgtcaaaagaacaaaaagaaaagcccGACCAAATTCACGGATCTTGATGGATCGGATGGTGCGCAAGACtgatttcaaaaaaaaaaccaggcACCTGGTGTATAGCAAAATTGAGGGGTGTATATTGTATGAAATCTCTTGAAAACTTGTTTATAACCTTCCAATCTTATAAAGGAGCTAGAATATTTTTTCCCAAAAGTTTATGAGTCAAGTCTTGTAGTTCAAATGACAAATAGATTCATATATGATTTGGAGTCTAGGAGATAAAATGTTGAATTAAATCTGCTCTagaaataatttattttcatgATTCATGTTCCCTtctgtgaaatcataggtgatgtataacattggcaagtgttttagatgaaacattgatgtggatactttggataatatggatatttttatgatgacatgtatcttatTTGGaattagtgctttgctagtggtgtgctgatccattagtttcttatgtgaaaacatgacgtgacttgtgtgaaacttaccctgagttaAGTCGCGGACTTGTGATCGTCGCTTTCAGGTGtggccggagctagaggaacgtggtcgatgacagGATCGACGGACGAAACTTGGGAGAAGCTAAGGTCAagggatcaaggtcatgcagGACGTTCGTGCAaaggaacaatgaaagtgaaggTTACGATGAttcgggagggcaccggtttgtcatACGTtctttataccggagatgtacggtattggagatattcgacacgtgatggtcgagttttgaagacatcacaagaagagtggATGgctggagtggcatcgacgtgacgacatgtaggtccagccgtgactggatgagagctgtttaaagattaaacagtagcatcCTAAAGATGGCATCCGATGGAAAAATGGTCCCCaggaaagttgtgcgcgtcgtcgaggcgaacaactttgattttggagtcatctcaatccaaGGTTGTATACGGGtcccacgggcaaaataccgaccgggatagaggagttcgtgttggattcggactcagTTTAGGGTcacgaattttcccttataaataagGGCATCCTAgttagggttttagcaaggacgtgagagAAATCAGacctttggatctagatcaattcttggagagttcttggatgcatggttgcatcttttgtagccgatcgacatcgttgcaataaagagattcgttggcggtgtcatctctgtttttCTCGGATTTTCGTGAAATCTTCATGCTaaatctttctaacactttggtgcaggttcatcacaagttcataatattttgctgcaggtttatcacgagatcaagagaagattgcgattaattcatctttcttgttatttctcgaaattggttttagattaatcctcgtaactttctgtcagctattactattttgatcatatcttttgattggtacgtccgattgagctgattcttgttgcgctggttagataatttcaatacctttctttttcatactcatatgtattttttggttcatccaatcaaaagttacggctgttttactatcacggacagaaaggtgatttagagTTTGAACTtccgggaaaagttttaatttgcttccgcgcaatcattcaccccctctctgattgcctatctcgatctcacaccTTCAAATCCTAATAAAATTTCCAGACAATTTCTTTCAAGTTTGGATCtccaaaaaattcaaaagcaattgatttgaacttgaaaacagaaaataaaaagatcGAGAAGGGGACAAGTAAAGCTTTACCTGTTGGGCCTAAGGATGGCCGAGCTCGCCCTACTGGGCTTGCCCGTAGGCCGCAGCCAGCTCGGCAACGTCCTTTTCATTTTTGCCGTCTggatgacatgtgggccctaTCAGTCAGGCCGTTATTCCAAGCGTGCTAGATATAGTCTTTACAAATTAATCAAAATGCTAGCATGCACATAGCGAAAGCACTGCTAGAGTACTAGTGCCGCTCACTATACAAACAAACGTACTGCAAACAAACAAGCAATAAGACTTTGTCCATAAGTTCTGATCCTTGAACGTAATCATCATCGTCTATCTGACTCGTTCCCTGACTGTCCATTCCTCGCACTGATAATGGAAAAGGTAGAACAGACAATATACGCTGACATGGAAGCCCAGGACACACCTAAAGTTACACGCATTCATGAACAAGCCGTTTGGGTTGTTTATAGCACAACTAGTCCGGAAaactaaaacaaacaaaatccGAAAACAAATTGACCAAATCAGGGTATGATGTTTACGGCTATTCGCACTTCACTGATTCACTTCAGGTCACTCTAGGGATACAAAGCCGGATCCCACATAGCATGTCCCGTGAACGTAAGTTGCGCCTGACTCCTGTGCATCTCTATTCACTTGCCTTCCCAAATGCCGCCTGGAGCCGCTCGCAGTCGACGATGTACGCGAACCCAAAGGCCATGTTAACGAGTGTCGCCTCGTGCAGGTCCGGgctggccgtggccgtggcgtcGGCCGAGAAGAACACCCGGAACCCCCTCACGAACGCGTCCCGCGCGGTGGTCTCGCAGCACAGGTTGGTCATCACGCCCGCCACGATCACCTCCTGGACGCCCATCCCGCGCAGCGTCTCCTCCAGCCCCGTGCCGGCCGCGAAGGCGCTGTACGTGCTCTTCTCCACTTCCATGTCGACCCCCGCGATGCGGCCGGCCCCGGGGAGcagcgccgcggccggcgtccCTGCCAAGATgcggtcgccgtcgccgggccACCACTCGGCGAGCGGGCGGCTTGGAGGCACGGGATCGATGTGACGGGTGTAGACCACCGGGATACCGGCGCCGCGGCAGAGCGCcacggtggcggcgatggccggcatggccgccgcggccagcgaCGCGAAGTGCGCCTGCACGTCGAtgacgaggagcgccgcgtgGCGAGGGTCCGGATCGCGGCGGCGCGTCTCGTACTTGGTATACGTGTGCGAGACGGGAGGCGCCATGGTGGATGTACGGTGCTCGGCGCCTTGATGCTGCGCTCGATCGCCGAGATCACGAGAAAATATGGGTCGATGCGGTTGTGCCTGCGCTGCGCGTGCGGGGAACAATATTGGAAGGGGTCACGGAGGCGTGGGAGCCAGAGGCTTCACGAACAATCGTCCCGTTGGACTCCTCCGCTGCTCGAGTATGATCGATCGGCCAGCGCTGCAAGAGTTCCACACGACGACTGGGCTGCGCGTGGCACAAAAGTGACAGAACAACGCCCATAGACTCGTAATCCATGAGAACTTCTTTCCCAAGCCAACACGTGGCTTCTTTGTACTTTTGCGTTCAGAAATGCAAGAGTTCGTTCGGTTTGGAGTATTTCCAGAGAAAAACTAGTGTTGGGAGCTCGGTTCGTAGGAACGAGCTAAACCAAATCATCAGAAATACtgctctctccgatcctaaaattgttgtcgaaatattacatgtatctagatactttttaagaatagatacatccatatctgaataaatttgagacaataatttaggatcaacaatttaggatcggagtgagtagtatttattttctgtgttttttgagaaaactaTACATTGAGTCCAAACAATAAGTCGATTCGTCAGCCTTTTGATATAGTCTGTGCTTTAAGGAGGGCGGCCGACACAAGGATGCAGGAGAAACCACAGAGAGACGTGGAATGAGCtcgacgaagaagatgaaTATGACACGTGGGACAATGATGTCAGTGGGTGTAATAAAAAGTGCTAGCATTAAcggcactactacaaaacacaacataagTGACGAGACGGATCTTTcctgcccgtcactgatgacacctcatcagtggtgggcgcggtacgcccgtcactgatgaacccTCAATATGACAGGTGCGGAAAGCCCGCCACTATTGGCCAAATattaaaaattgcaaaaatcacaaaaatacAAATTAGTGGCGGGCTTTACAtctaggcccgccactgatgacatCTGGAGTCCTTTGCACTTTGGAGATTGAAataatcataactaattcataaaaaatcagaaaaatgtgattcttt contains:
- the LOC104585388 gene encoding nicotinamidase 2 yields the protein MAPPVSHTYTKYETRRRDPDPRHAALLVIDVQAHFASLAAAAMPAIAATVALCRGAGIPVVYTRHIDPVPPSRPLAEWWPGDGDRILAGTPAAALLPGAGRIAGVDMEVEKSTYSAFAAGTGLEETLRGMGVQEVIVAGVMTNLCCETTARDAFVRGFRVFFSADATATASPDLHEATLVNMAFGFAYIVDCERLQAAFGKASE
- the LOC100827635 gene encoding uncharacterized acetyltransferase At3g50280 codes for the protein MAMEGCAKLTMPAAGVRVVSRRMVRPSSVPDAETVHLTPWDLQMLTIDYIQKGVLLPQPPAGAGEDDLVARLASSLARALGRFYPFAGRLAVEEKEGGRVSVSLHCTGEGAEFVHAVAPGVAAADVATSLYVPRLVWSFFPLGGLVGADAAAAGSRRPVLAAQVTELADGGVFVAMSLNHCVADGTAFWHLFNTWSEMSRVGAGVEISKPPPALERWFLPGTRPVPIPLPFAKLEHIIRRFERPLPVEECFFHFSAERVQSLKARANTEAAGAGSESEATLSSLQSLLAHTWRAVSRARRLPPTEETTYTVLVGCRDRVKGVPRDYAGNAVVRATARSTAGEILGHGLGWTARLLNRAVASSGDEAAVRGFLGRWAREPRFAYLAGFWNPAMVVTGNSPRFDAFGNDFGWGAPVAVRSGGANKVDGRVTVYEGRGGRGSMALEVCLAPEALARLVADDEFV